A portion of the Stigmatella aurantiaca DW4/3-1 genome contains these proteins:
- a CDS encoding aspartate kinase, whose protein sequence is MALIVQKYGGTSVGDTERIKNVAKRCIAAQKAGHDVVVVVSAMSGETNRLLKLVSQITDRPNEREQDVVVATGEQVSIGLVALAIQAQKRKAVSFLGHQVRITTDSTFSKARIKSIDAERIVDALKKKNIVVVAGFQGQDEEGNVTTLGRGGSDTTAVALAAALKADACEIYTDVDGVYTTDPNMVPQARKLERISYEEMLELASVGAKVLQIRSVEFAMKYKVPLWVKSSFTDDPGTLVCEEDAAMEDVLVSGIAYDKNESKIAIRGVPDVPGVAAKIFGALDEQSIVVDLIVQNVSKDGRTDVTFTVGKADLAKTKDVVKKIAKAVKAEGVETDDHVSKVSIVGVGMRNHSGVAAKMFKVLAGAGVNVQMISTSEIKVSCVIHSNYTELAVRSLHTAFGLDKPESGAVAEVVSLKG, encoded by the coding sequence TTGGCACTTATCGTCCAGAAGTACGGTGGAACCTCGGTCGGCGACACTGAGCGCATCAAGAACGTGGCGAAGCGTTGCATCGCGGCCCAGAAAGCCGGACATGACGTGGTGGTCGTGGTCTCTGCGATGTCGGGAGAGACCAACCGGCTGCTCAAGCTCGTGTCGCAGATCACCGATCGGCCCAACGAGCGTGAGCAAGACGTCGTGGTGGCCACTGGAGAGCAGGTCTCCATCGGGCTCGTGGCGCTGGCCATCCAGGCGCAGAAGCGCAAGGCGGTGAGCTTCCTGGGGCACCAGGTCCGCATCACCACCGACAGCACTTTCTCCAAGGCCCGCATCAAGAGCATCGATGCCGAGCGCATCGTCGATGCGCTGAAGAAGAAGAACATCGTCGTCGTGGCGGGCTTCCAGGGCCAGGACGAGGAAGGCAACGTCACCACGCTGGGCCGGGGCGGTTCGGACACCACGGCGGTGGCCCTGGCGGCCGCGCTCAAGGCGGATGCCTGTGAGATCTACACGGACGTGGACGGCGTCTACACCACCGACCCCAACATGGTCCCCCAGGCGCGCAAGCTCGAGCGCATCTCGTATGAGGAGATGCTGGAACTGGCGAGCGTGGGCGCCAAGGTGCTGCAGATCCGTTCGGTCGAGTTCGCGATGAAGTACAAGGTGCCGCTCTGGGTGAAGTCCTCGTTCACGGACGATCCCGGCACGCTGGTGTGTGAGGAGGACGCTGCGATGGAAGACGTGCTGGTCAGTGGAATCGCCTACGACAAGAACGAGTCGAAGATTGCCATCCGGGGCGTGCCGGATGTTCCCGGCGTGGCGGCGAAGATCTTCGGTGCGCTCGACGAGCAGAGCATCGTCGTGGATCTCATCGTCCAGAACGTCTCCAAGGATGGCCGCACGGATGTGACCTTCACCGTGGGCAAGGCGGACCTCGCCAAGACCAAGGACGTGGTGAAGAAGATCGCCAAGGCCGTCAAGGCCGAGGGCGTGGAGACCGATGATCACGTCTCCAAGGTGTCCATCGTGGGCGTGGGGATGCGCAACCACTCCGGCGTGGCGGCGAAGATGTTCAAGGTGCTCGCGGGGGCCGGCGTCAACGTGCAGATGATCTCCACCTCGGAGATCAAGGTCTCCTGCGTCATCCACTCCAACTACACGGAGCTGGCGGTCCGCTCGCTGCACACCGCGTTCGGCCTGGACAAGCCCGAGTCGGGGGCTGTCGCCGAGGTCGTCTCCCTCAAGGGGTGA
- a CDS encoding ComEA family DNA-binding protein, translating into MNRTGALAAATLGLMVLGGLARWQWPSASPALDCEPAAVRMVGGIAHCGEGTVPTGAQAVALGLKLDLNAASEEELAQLSGVGRSLARKLVEAREAQGRFTSWEEVDAVSGVGPGKLETLRAATELRETPPPGGVW; encoded by the coding sequence GTGAACCGCACCGGCGCACTGGCCGCCGCCACGTTGGGGTTGATGGTGCTGGGGGGGCTGGCGCGGTGGCAGTGGCCGAGCGCTTCGCCCGCGCTGGATTGCGAGCCCGCGGCGGTCCGGATGGTGGGTGGCATTGCCCACTGTGGCGAGGGCACCGTGCCCACGGGGGCCCAGGCCGTGGCGTTGGGGTTGAAGCTGGATCTCAACGCCGCCTCGGAGGAAGAGCTGGCCCAGCTCTCGGGCGTCGGGCGCTCGCTGGCACGAAAGCTGGTGGAGGCGCGGGAGGCCCAGGGCCGCTTCACGAGCTGGGAGGAGGTAGACGCCGTCTCGGGCGTCGGTCCTGGCAAGTTGGAGACCCTTCGGGCAGCCACGGAGCTACGAGAGACGCCACCTCCTGGAGGTGTGTGGTAA
- a CDS encoding zinc-ribbon domain-containing protein encodes MQIACPQCSMRYDLDPRLLPPTGASVQCTRCSFVFTATPAGQVLLPGQTASPPGTKAPAGNRSSSLNSTMLFGGAPSKAAHAAGSQEDVTPVYGTAAVQEGSDEGERTPAFGTSLPDSKGASASPSQTTQVFGVLPQASAASLGKTQVFGAQPPRSSPSTTQVFGAASIPQAAPPSTTQVFGAASIPQAAPPSTTQVFGAASIPQAAPPSTTQVFGAASIPQAAPPSTTQVFGAAQLRSAEKAAGSVPASGEAGKVLPPGLRERKASPDVPWSTPEASAESRSSLPSLPPDFASPRGGSPSSARSAAALELPPELLLPNRPSGAKSPKEFVEGGGGRERLLIVLAAAVVLGLTAWLTYPAWRNRASELPPEAVSAKDEAVLLLRRDDQASLTQAVERLRKLVGKYPKYTEAQAELVVALALRLDDTKAELEWIESEETRLRQGISALEKEKSLGDWNSRVNAKKEELEGVRKQRPPLEATAAELTQQLEEAGAVIRKAPETEPASDVLARLKAQAIQGGVMGGPSALGMAERFRKVENPVHWSAVAFAEQGLNTVVTPDVLVKLSDELTRVRGRDSTFLRVYVLEARMALRLGDPSAAKALLDAVMALNPHHTLARKLRQWAISLQEATAPSP; translated from the coding sequence GTGCAGATCGCATGCCCTCAATGCTCGATGCGGTATGACCTCGACCCCCGGTTGTTGCCGCCCACGGGAGCGTCGGTGCAATGCACGCGGTGCAGCTTCGTCTTCACGGCGACCCCAGCGGGCCAAGTGCTTCTTCCGGGCCAGACGGCCAGTCCTCCCGGCACCAAGGCTCCGGCGGGGAACCGGTCTTCCTCGCTCAACAGCACGATGCTCTTTGGGGGCGCTCCCTCGAAGGCCGCGCACGCGGCGGGTTCCCAAGAGGACGTGACGCCGGTGTATGGCACCGCCGCCGTCCAAGAGGGGTCGGACGAGGGGGAAAGAACGCCCGCTTTTGGGACCTCGCTTCCCGATTCGAAGGGCGCATCGGCCTCTCCTTCCCAGACGACCCAGGTGTTTGGGGTGCTTCCTCAAGCCTCGGCGGCTTCGCTGGGCAAGACCCAGGTGTTTGGGGCGCAGCCGCCGCGCTCTTCGCCCAGCACGACCCAGGTGTTTGGGGCAGCCTCGATTCCCCAGGCGGCTCCGCCCAGCACGACCCAGGTGTTTGGGGCAGCCTCGATTCCTCAGGCGGCTCCGCCCAGTACGACCCAGGTGTTTGGCGCGGCTTCAATTCCCCAGGCGGCTCCGCCCAGCACGACCCAGGTGTTTGGGGCGGCCTCGATTCCCCAGGCGGCCCCCCCCAGCACGACCCAGGTGTTTGGCGCGGCGCAGCTCCGGTCGGCGGAGAAGGCGGCTGGAAGCGTCCCTGCCTCGGGTGAGGCAGGGAAGGTTCTTCCTCCGGGACTGCGCGAGAGGAAGGCCTCGCCGGATGTTCCCTGGAGCACGCCTGAAGCGAGTGCGGAGTCCCGGTCATCGCTGCCATCCTTGCCGCCGGATTTCGCGAGCCCGCGGGGCGGAAGCCCTTCGTCCGCGCGCTCAGCCGCGGCATTGGAGCTTCCTCCCGAGTTGCTCCTGCCCAACCGGCCGTCAGGTGCCAAATCGCCCAAAGAGTTTGTGGAAGGGGGCGGGGGACGGGAGCGGCTCCTGATTGTGTTGGCCGCCGCGGTGGTGCTCGGCCTGACTGCTTGGTTGACGTATCCGGCCTGGCGCAACCGAGCCTCGGAACTGCCCCCCGAAGCGGTGAGCGCCAAGGACGAAGCGGTGCTCCTGCTGCGGCGCGACGATCAGGCCTCGCTCACCCAAGCCGTCGAGCGGTTGCGCAAGCTGGTGGGCAAGTATCCGAAGTACACGGAGGCTCAGGCGGAACTGGTGGTCGCGTTGGCCTTGCGTCTGGATGACACGAAGGCCGAACTCGAGTGGATAGAAAGCGAGGAGACGCGGCTGCGCCAGGGGATCTCCGCGCTGGAGAAGGAGAAGTCCCTGGGGGATTGGAACAGCCGGGTCAACGCGAAGAAGGAGGAGCTGGAGGGGGTGCGAAAGCAGCGTCCGCCGCTGGAGGCCACCGCGGCGGAGCTGACCCAGCAGCTCGAAGAGGCCGGTGCCGTCATCCGGAAGGCTCCCGAGACCGAGCCGGCCTCCGACGTGCTGGCGCGGCTGAAGGCCCAGGCGATCCAAGGAGGCGTGATGGGCGGCCCCTCGGCGCTGGGGATGGCCGAGCGGTTTCGCAAGGTGGAGAACCCGGTGCACTGGAGCGCCGTGGCATTCGCCGAGCAGGGCCTCAACACGGTGGTGACACCGGACGTGCTGGTGAAGTTGTCCGACGAGCTGACCCGGGTGCGGGGCCGGGACAGTACCTTCCTTCGTGTCTATGTCCTGGAGGCGAGGATGGCCCTTCGGTTGGGAGATCCCTCGGCCGCGAAGGCGCTTCTGGATGCGGTGATGGCCCTCAACCCCCATCACACGCTTGCTCGCAAGCTCCGGCAGTGGGCGATCTCCCTCCAGGAAGCCACCGCGCCCAGTCCCTGA
- a CDS encoding glycosyltransferase family 2 protein, translated as MAEGLFWCAALLLLHTYFFYPLLLCAMDGVAQAFQSIRFMRTGSNRRREPQAGPLPSVSLVVAAYNEASCIQQKLQNSFALKYPEDRFEVLIGSDGSSDGTDELVRQCPDPRVRLSPAPRAGKTTVLNRCIPMAQGDIIVLSDANTMIEPGAIEALVRHFEDPEVGAVCGKLRLYNPTKQDYEESAYWSYESFIKFYEGKRGAVVGANGGLYAIRRTLFTQLPPSTIVDDFVIPLRILEKGYKVVYEAGAVAHEETTEDYGKEFGRRARIAAGNFQSLKMVPGLLLPTAGFPAFAFWSHKLLRWCAPALMAVALLANLFLMDSLFYQFTLFFQALFYALAYLGKAGVLKGTGRRIASIAYYFVTMNLAIVVGFWRFLRNAQKAAWDRTARASS; from the coding sequence ATGGCGGAAGGTCTATTCTGGTGTGCCGCCCTGCTGCTTTTGCACACATATTTTTTCTACCCGCTGCTCCTGTGCGCCATGGATGGGGTGGCCCAGGCTTTTCAGTCCATCCGGTTCATGCGCACGGGCTCCAACCGGCGCCGGGAGCCACAGGCAGGGCCGCTGCCGTCGGTGAGCTTGGTGGTGGCGGCTTACAACGAGGCGAGCTGCATTCAGCAGAAGCTGCAGAACAGCTTCGCGTTGAAGTACCCGGAGGACCGGTTCGAGGTGCTGATCGGTTCGGATGGCTCCTCGGACGGCACGGATGAGCTGGTGCGCCAGTGCCCGGATCCACGGGTCCGGCTGTCGCCCGCGCCGCGCGCCGGGAAGACGACGGTGCTCAACCGCTGCATCCCCATGGCCCAAGGGGACATCATCGTGCTTTCGGATGCGAACACGATGATCGAGCCGGGCGCCATCGAGGCGCTCGTGCGCCACTTCGAGGATCCCGAGGTAGGGGCCGTCTGCGGCAAGCTGCGGCTCTACAACCCGACGAAGCAGGACTACGAAGAGAGCGCGTACTGGAGCTACGAGTCGTTCATCAAGTTCTACGAAGGCAAGCGCGGGGCGGTGGTGGGGGCCAACGGCGGGTTGTATGCCATCCGCAGGACGCTCTTCACGCAGCTGCCACCCTCCACCATCGTGGACGACTTCGTCATTCCGCTGCGCATCCTGGAGAAGGGTTACAAGGTCGTCTACGAGGCCGGGGCGGTGGCCCACGAGGAGACGACGGAGGATTACGGCAAGGAGTTCGGCCGCCGGGCGCGCATCGCGGCGGGCAACTTCCAGAGCTTGAAGATGGTGCCGGGGCTGCTGCTGCCCACGGCGGGCTTCCCGGCCTTCGCCTTCTGGTCGCACAAGCTCCTGCGCTGGTGTGCGCCGGCGCTGATGGCGGTGGCGCTGCTGGCGAACCTCTTTCTGATGGACAGCCTCTTCTACCAGTTCACGCTCTTCTTCCAGGCGCTGTTCTATGCGCTGGCGTACCTGGGCAAGGCAGGGGTGCTCAAGGGCACGGGGCGCCGGATTGCTTCGATCGCTTACTACTTCGTGACCATGAACCTGGCCATCGTGGTGGGCTTCTGGCGGTTCTTGCGCAACGCGCAGAAGGCCGCGTGGGATCGCACCGCTCGCGCCTCGTCCTGA
- a CDS encoding CHAP domain-containing protein, with product MKLFVLVAGVLWMTGCATGGPMGGQMAFEGLRYRPLTPAAAPRDIPEETESPEPAIAQAPVAEPSRSPASPAGAARKPSSSKPTPRVARAPAKKPAAPARSEGTLSARDTVLATARSLVGQSKVTVKGRPYSADCTGLVEAAYASAGISLRGTSKPGDNGVTAIYRHAQAHGRVYTRGQPAPGDIVFFRETYDQNRDGRRNDGLTHVGLVDKVAADGTVTVIHRVKRGVVRYRMNLAQPRVAKDARSGQVINDTLRAPSSGHSFALTGQLFAAYATVLPAPAPVAVASR from the coding sequence ATGAAGCTCTTCGTGCTGGTGGCTGGGGTGTTGTGGATGACGGGGTGTGCCACGGGGGGACCGATGGGAGGCCAAATGGCCTTCGAGGGGCTGCGCTACCGCCCCCTCACCCCCGCCGCGGCGCCGCGAGACATTCCAGAGGAGACGGAATCCCCGGAGCCCGCCATCGCCCAGGCGCCCGTGGCAGAGCCCTCCCGTTCCCCCGCTTCACCGGCTGGGGCAGCCAGGAAGCCCTCCAGCTCCAAGCCCACTCCCCGCGTGGCCCGTGCCCCGGCGAAGAAGCCCGCCGCGCCTGCCCGCTCCGAGGGCACTCTCAGCGCGCGTGACACGGTGCTCGCCACCGCCCGGTCCCTGGTGGGCCAGAGCAAGGTGACGGTGAAGGGCCGCCCCTACTCCGCGGACTGCACCGGCCTCGTCGAGGCCGCCTACGCATCGGCGGGCATCTCCCTCCGGGGCACCTCGAAGCCTGGGGACAACGGCGTCACCGCCATCTACCGGCACGCGCAAGCCCATGGCCGGGTGTACACCCGGGGACAACCCGCGCCCGGGGACATCGTCTTCTTCCGGGAGACGTATGATCAAAACCGAGACGGGCGCCGCAACGACGGGCTCACCCATGTGGGACTGGTGGACAAGGTGGCGGCGGATGGCACCGTCACCGTCATCCACCGCGTCAAGCGAGGCGTGGTCCGCTACCGGATGAACCTGGCTCAGCCCCGCGTCGCCAAGGATGCACGCAGCGGCCAGGTCATCAACGACACGCTGCGCGCGCCCAGCTCCGGCCACTCCTTCGCCCTCACCGGACAACTCTTCGCGGCCTACGCCACCGTGCTGCCTGCTCCCGCGCCGGTGGCCGTGGCCAGCCGGTAA